The following are from one region of the Andrena cerasifolii isolate SP2316 chromosome 1, iyAndCera1_principal, whole genome shotgun sequence genome:
- the Fmt gene encoding phosphatase 6 regulatory subunit 1-like protein fmt isoform X1, translated as MFWANNYVSSPHIEALLNKQDVTLYELMDEEDILQECKIQNKKLLEYLTRSDVMEELVTLTTKEPPTDIEERWRYKYPNVACELLTCDLPTLNEKLAADEVLLAKLYSFIDTDQPLNPLLASFFSKTIGVLVARKTDQNWYSYQFSCLQVIEFLKSRETCVDLLLKHLETSAIMDLILKLVTQVEGTEMRQNILSWLDSQQLVQRLVKLLSSNSEPSKHANTAQLLCDMITVTRENQRTSTKRTDPDPILNTLESADTVTLLLETILTGEKLESSIVGGIQVLLKLLGQKANNVLNEGDDSSIGEEPTDDEQPLQISNATLPYLEQLHKLLLDPPYKPPVKTTTGILECPLGNTRIHVAKLFTALMSTENVKIFETLIELGTFQTLLDLFFKYTWNNFLHTQVQSCLALAINCDFKYTNDIIYDNIFVKCRLINRILEAWDKNDNKQNTGSGVRQGYMGHLINIANNIVNQCKKSGNLDKFLKDNLSPVCLIKWEKLVDNELATINKTHQILLSGKIRPNMNNTRESPDEYSNPQEEFLQVQRVEQFYTNYLGQHMAPQLIETFGFYDNKFNSEGDLHNSVDQLTTLAFNLSEEDHEEREDMFNKICQEKQKAGLEDCSAGVEWGDEGELTFQTVVDKQDWPAKQPHNDSNSSDEDDEGFINSTIIPLLLRDIHRVSFTDSIILLSVTLAWDTTEPLSTGPKLPEVNPWDSVTVPPVVENVDWANFDNFENTPSVNNTSPTVIIDNKLRDEMKKETPDAASDPNKTEAAAGSKTAVDAIGAGDVKIEGPVDGASRIEADINHKSTDDCLYSACTADKSASPSCPNEVLYTRETACEESAMNTEAVAVTVQNEKSPSDYKMSCSLENTSSEAVLPPTDAK; from the exons ATGTTCTGGGCGAATAATTACGTGTCATCGCCTCACATCGAGGCATTGCTCAACAAGCAG GATGTTACGTTGTATGAGTTAATGGATGAAGAGGATATTTTACAAGAATGTAAAATCCAGAATAAAAAACTGCTCGAATA TCTGACGAGATCAGATGTAATGGAGGAATTGGTAACGCTGACGACTAAAGAACCACCGACAGACATAGAGGAGCGTTGGCGTTACAAATACCCAAACGTAGCATGCGAGCTGTTAACTTGCGATTTACCGACTTTAAACGAGAAACTGGCAG CCGACGAAGTTCTCTTGGCCAAACTTTACTCCTTTATCGATACGGACCAGCCATTAAATCCTCTGTTGGCATCGTTTTTTAGTAAAACGATCGGAGTACTTGTAGCTCGCAAAACGGACCAG AACTGGTATTCGTATCAGTTCTCTTGCTTACAGGTGATAGAGTTTCTAAAAAGTCGTGAAACATGCGTTGATCTACTTCTGAAGCACTTAGAAACATCCGCGATCATGGATTTAATATTGAAACTCGTTACTCAGGTGGAAGGCACTGAAATGCGGCAAAATATTTTAAGC TGGTTAGATAGTCAACAGTTGGTGCAACGATTGGTAAAGTTACTGTCTTCTAATTCCGAACCAAGTAAACACGCAAATACTGCGCAATTACTTTGCGACATGATAACTGTTACGAGAGAGAATCAGCGTACATCCACGAAACGCACTGATCCGGATCCTATTTTAAATACTCTTGAATC AGCAGACACGGTGACTCTGTTGCTAGAGACTATCCTAACTGGAGAAAAATTAGAGAGTAGTATTGTCGGAGGAATTCAGGTACTTCTTAAACTATTAGGCCAAAAAGCTAACAA TGTCTTAAACGAGGGAGATGATAGTAGCATTGGGGAAGAGCCCACGGACGACGAGCAGCCCCTACAAATTTCAAACGCAACTCTGCCTTATTTGGAGCAACTTCACAAGCTCTTACTAGATCCACCTTAT AAACCTCCGGTCAAAACAACTACTGGTATATTAGAATGTCCATTAGGAAATACACGCATACATGTTGCAAAGTTATTTACAGCATTGATGTCAACAGAGAATGTGAAGATTTTCGAGACCTTAATAGAATTAGGAACATTCCAAACGCTACTG gacttattttttaaatacacatgGAACAACTTCCTACATACTCAAGTACAATCGTGCCTGGCTTTAGCTATTAATTGTGATTTTAAGTATACAAATGACATTATTTATGATAAT ATATTTGTCAAGTGCAGATTAATAAATCGAATTTTAGAAGCGTGGGATAAAAACGATAATAAACA AAATACAGGAAGTGGAGTCAGACAGGGATACATGGGTCATTTGATAAATATCGCGAATAACATTGTGAACCAATGTAAAAAGAGCGGGAATCTAGATAAATTCTTGAAAGACAATTTATCACCCGTGTGTCTCATTAAATGGGAGAAGCTTGTGGATAATGAATTGGCAACGATTAATAAGACTCATCAAATTCTCTTG AGTGGTAAGATCCGGCCAAACATGAACAATACCAGAGAAAGTCCAGATGAGTACAGTAATCCTCAAGAAGAATTCCTTCAAGTTCAACGGGTCGAGCAA TTTTACACCAACTACCTGGGACAGCACATGGCGCCGCAATTGATCGAGACTTTTGGATTTTACGACAATAAGTTCAACAGCGAAGGTGATCTTCA TAACTCGGTTGACCAATTAACAACGTTGGCCTTTAATCTCAGTGAAGAAGATCACGAAGAAAGGGAAGACATGTTCAACAAG ATATGCCAGGAGAAACAAAAGGCTGGCTTGGAAGATTGCAGCGCTGGAGTGGAATGGGGCGACGAGGGTGAACTTACTTTCCAGACCGTCGTGGATAAACAAGACTGGCCCGCAAAACAACCCCATAACGATTCCAATTCGTCCGATGAAGATGACGAAGGTTTTATTAATTCAACTATAATTCCCCTTCTCTTGCGCGACATACATCGAGTTTCTTTTACCGATTCAATAATATTACTATCTGTTACATTAGCTTGGGATACGACCGAACCATTGTCCACCGGTCCCAAACTCCCCGAAGTGAATCCATGGGACAGTGTAACTGTGCCGCCAGTAGTTGAAAATGTTGATTGGGcgaattttgataattttgaaaatacccCCAGCGTGAACAACACATCCCCGACTGTGATAATAGATAACAAGCTACGCGATGAGATGAAAAAAGAGACGCCGGACGCGGCGTCGGATCCGAATAAAACGGAAGCCGCGGCCGGAAGTAAAACAGCTGTGGACGCTATTGGAGCAGGTGATGTGAAAATCGAAGGTCCCGTTGACGGTGCTTCGCGCATAGAAGCTGATATAAATCACAAAAGCACCGACGATTGTCTGTATTCCGCCTGTACCGCTGATAAAAGCGCGAGCCCCAGTTGTCCGAATGAAGTTTTATATACCAG GGAAACAGCTTGCGAAGAGAGCGCGATGAACACGGAAGCTGTCGCTGTTACGGTACAAAACGAGAAATCCCCGAGCGATTACAAGATGTCCTGTAGTTTAGAGAACACGTCATCGGAAGCTGTGTTGCCGCCAACGGATGCCAAATGA
- the Fmt gene encoding phosphatase 6 regulatory subunit 1-like protein fmt isoform X2, with product MFWANNYVSSPHIEALLNKQDVTLYELMDEEDILQECKIQNKKLLEYLTRSDVMEELVTLTTKEPPTDIEERWRYKYPNVACELLTCDLPTLNEKLAADEVLLAKLYSFIDTDQPLNPLLASFFSKTIGVLVARKTDQNWYSYQFSCLQVIEFLKSRETCVDLLLKHLETSAIMDLILKLVTQVEGTEMRQNILSWLDSQQLVQRLVKLLSSNSEPSKHANTAQLLCDMITVTRENQRTSTKRTDPDPILNTLESADTVTLLLETILTGEKLESSIVGGIQVLLKLLGQKANNVLNEGDDSSIGEEPTDDEQPLQISNATLPYLEQLHKLLLDPPYKPPVKTTTGILECPLGNTRIHVAKLFTALMSTENVKIFETLIELGTFQTLLDLFFKYTWNNFLHTQVQSCLALAINCDFKYTNDIIYDNIFVKCRLINRILEAWDKNDNKQNTGSGVRQGYMGHLINIANNIVNQCKKSGNLDKFLKDNLSPVCLIKWEKLVDNELATINKTHQILLSGKIRPNMNNTRESPDEYSNPQEEFLQVQRVEQFYTNYLGQHMAPQLIETFGFYDNKFNSEGDLHNSVDQLTTLAFNLSEEDHEEREDMFNKICQEKQKAGLEDCSAGVEWGDEGELTFQTVVDKQDWPAKQPHNDSNSSDEDDEAWDTTEPLSTGPKLPEVNPWDSVTVPPVVENVDWANFDNFENTPSVNNTSPTVIIDNKLRDEMKKETPDAASDPNKTEAAAGSKTAVDAIGAGDVKIEGPVDGASRIEADINHKSTDDCLYSACTADKSASPSCPNEVLYTRETACEESAMNTEAVAVTVQNEKSPSDYKMSCSLENTSSEAVLPPTDAK from the exons ATGTTCTGGGCGAATAATTACGTGTCATCGCCTCACATCGAGGCATTGCTCAACAAGCAG GATGTTACGTTGTATGAGTTAATGGATGAAGAGGATATTTTACAAGAATGTAAAATCCAGAATAAAAAACTGCTCGAATA TCTGACGAGATCAGATGTAATGGAGGAATTGGTAACGCTGACGACTAAAGAACCACCGACAGACATAGAGGAGCGTTGGCGTTACAAATACCCAAACGTAGCATGCGAGCTGTTAACTTGCGATTTACCGACTTTAAACGAGAAACTGGCAG CCGACGAAGTTCTCTTGGCCAAACTTTACTCCTTTATCGATACGGACCAGCCATTAAATCCTCTGTTGGCATCGTTTTTTAGTAAAACGATCGGAGTACTTGTAGCTCGCAAAACGGACCAG AACTGGTATTCGTATCAGTTCTCTTGCTTACAGGTGATAGAGTTTCTAAAAAGTCGTGAAACATGCGTTGATCTACTTCTGAAGCACTTAGAAACATCCGCGATCATGGATTTAATATTGAAACTCGTTACTCAGGTGGAAGGCACTGAAATGCGGCAAAATATTTTAAGC TGGTTAGATAGTCAACAGTTGGTGCAACGATTGGTAAAGTTACTGTCTTCTAATTCCGAACCAAGTAAACACGCAAATACTGCGCAATTACTTTGCGACATGATAACTGTTACGAGAGAGAATCAGCGTACATCCACGAAACGCACTGATCCGGATCCTATTTTAAATACTCTTGAATC AGCAGACACGGTGACTCTGTTGCTAGAGACTATCCTAACTGGAGAAAAATTAGAGAGTAGTATTGTCGGAGGAATTCAGGTACTTCTTAAACTATTAGGCCAAAAAGCTAACAA TGTCTTAAACGAGGGAGATGATAGTAGCATTGGGGAAGAGCCCACGGACGACGAGCAGCCCCTACAAATTTCAAACGCAACTCTGCCTTATTTGGAGCAACTTCACAAGCTCTTACTAGATCCACCTTAT AAACCTCCGGTCAAAACAACTACTGGTATATTAGAATGTCCATTAGGAAATACACGCATACATGTTGCAAAGTTATTTACAGCATTGATGTCAACAGAGAATGTGAAGATTTTCGAGACCTTAATAGAATTAGGAACATTCCAAACGCTACTG gacttattttttaaatacacatgGAACAACTTCCTACATACTCAAGTACAATCGTGCCTGGCTTTAGCTATTAATTGTGATTTTAAGTATACAAATGACATTATTTATGATAAT ATATTTGTCAAGTGCAGATTAATAAATCGAATTTTAGAAGCGTGGGATAAAAACGATAATAAACA AAATACAGGAAGTGGAGTCAGACAGGGATACATGGGTCATTTGATAAATATCGCGAATAACATTGTGAACCAATGTAAAAAGAGCGGGAATCTAGATAAATTCTTGAAAGACAATTTATCACCCGTGTGTCTCATTAAATGGGAGAAGCTTGTGGATAATGAATTGGCAACGATTAATAAGACTCATCAAATTCTCTTG AGTGGTAAGATCCGGCCAAACATGAACAATACCAGAGAAAGTCCAGATGAGTACAGTAATCCTCAAGAAGAATTCCTTCAAGTTCAACGGGTCGAGCAA TTTTACACCAACTACCTGGGACAGCACATGGCGCCGCAATTGATCGAGACTTTTGGATTTTACGACAATAAGTTCAACAGCGAAGGTGATCTTCA TAACTCGGTTGACCAATTAACAACGTTGGCCTTTAATCTCAGTGAAGAAGATCACGAAGAAAGGGAAGACATGTTCAACAAG ATATGCCAGGAGAAACAAAAGGCTGGCTTGGAAGATTGCAGCGCTGGAGTGGAATGGGGCGACGAGGGTGAACTTACTTTCCAGACCGTCGTGGATAAACAAGACTGGCCCGCAAAACAACCCCATAACGATTCCAATTCGTCCGATGAAGATGACGAAG CTTGGGATACGACCGAACCATTGTCCACCGGTCCCAAACTCCCCGAAGTGAATCCATGGGACAGTGTAACTGTGCCGCCAGTAGTTGAAAATGTTGATTGGGcgaattttgataattttgaaaatacccCCAGCGTGAACAACACATCCCCGACTGTGATAATAGATAACAAGCTACGCGATGAGATGAAAAAAGAGACGCCGGACGCGGCGTCGGATCCGAATAAAACGGAAGCCGCGGCCGGAAGTAAAACAGCTGTGGACGCTATTGGAGCAGGTGATGTGAAAATCGAAGGTCCCGTTGACGGTGCTTCGCGCATAGAAGCTGATATAAATCACAAAAGCACCGACGATTGTCTGTATTCCGCCTGTACCGCTGATAAAAGCGCGAGCCCCAGTTGTCCGAATGAAGTTTTATATACCAG GGAAACAGCTTGCGAAGAGAGCGCGATGAACACGGAAGCTGTCGCTGTTACGGTACAAAACGAGAAATCCCCGAGCGATTACAAGATGTCCTGTAGTTTAGAGAACACGTCATCGGAAGCTGTGTTGCCGCCAACGGATGCCAAATGA
- the Fmt gene encoding phosphatase 6 regulatory subunit 1-like protein fmt isoform X3 — translation MFWANNYVSSPHIEALLNKQDVTLYELMDEEDILQECKIQNKKLLEYLTRSDVMEELVTLTTKEPPTDIEERWRYKYPNVACELLTCDLPTLNEKLAADEVLLAKLYSFIDTDQPLNPLLASFFSKTIGVLVARKTDQNWYSYQFSCLQVIEFLKSRETCVDLLLKHLETSAIMDLILKLVTQVEGTEMRQNILSWLDSQQLVQRLVKLLSSNSEPSKHANTAQLLCDMITVTRENQRTSTKRTDPDPILNTLESADTVTLLLETILTGEKLESSIVGGIQVLLKLLGQKANNVLNEGDDSSIGEEPTDDEQPLQISNATLPYLEQLHKLLLDPPYKPPVKTTTGILECPLGNTRIHVAKLFTALMSTENVKIFETLIELGTFQTLLDLFFKYTWNNFLHTQVQSCLALAINCDFKYTNDIIYDNIFVKCRLINRILEAWDKNDNKQNTGSGVRQGYMGHLINIANNIVNQCKKSGNLDKFLKDNLSPVCLIKWEKLVDNELATINKTHQILLSGKIRPNMNNTRESPDEYSNPQEEFLQVQRVEQFYTNYLGQHMAPQLIETFGFYDNKFNSEGDLHEEDHEEREDMFNKICQEKQKAGLEDCSAGVEWGDEGELTFQTVVDKQDWPAKQPHNDSNSSDEDDEAWDTTEPLSTGPKLPEVNPWDSVTVPPVVENVDWANFDNFENTPSVNNTSPTVIIDNKLRDEMKKETPDAASDPNKTEAAAGSKTAVDAIGAGDVKIEGPVDGASRIEADINHKSTDDCLYSACTADKSASPSCPNEVLYTRETACEESAMNTEAVAVTVQNEKSPSDYKMSCSLENTSSEAVLPPTDAK, via the exons ATGTTCTGGGCGAATAATTACGTGTCATCGCCTCACATCGAGGCATTGCTCAACAAGCAG GATGTTACGTTGTATGAGTTAATGGATGAAGAGGATATTTTACAAGAATGTAAAATCCAGAATAAAAAACTGCTCGAATA TCTGACGAGATCAGATGTAATGGAGGAATTGGTAACGCTGACGACTAAAGAACCACCGACAGACATAGAGGAGCGTTGGCGTTACAAATACCCAAACGTAGCATGCGAGCTGTTAACTTGCGATTTACCGACTTTAAACGAGAAACTGGCAG CCGACGAAGTTCTCTTGGCCAAACTTTACTCCTTTATCGATACGGACCAGCCATTAAATCCTCTGTTGGCATCGTTTTTTAGTAAAACGATCGGAGTACTTGTAGCTCGCAAAACGGACCAG AACTGGTATTCGTATCAGTTCTCTTGCTTACAGGTGATAGAGTTTCTAAAAAGTCGTGAAACATGCGTTGATCTACTTCTGAAGCACTTAGAAACATCCGCGATCATGGATTTAATATTGAAACTCGTTACTCAGGTGGAAGGCACTGAAATGCGGCAAAATATTTTAAGC TGGTTAGATAGTCAACAGTTGGTGCAACGATTGGTAAAGTTACTGTCTTCTAATTCCGAACCAAGTAAACACGCAAATACTGCGCAATTACTTTGCGACATGATAACTGTTACGAGAGAGAATCAGCGTACATCCACGAAACGCACTGATCCGGATCCTATTTTAAATACTCTTGAATC AGCAGACACGGTGACTCTGTTGCTAGAGACTATCCTAACTGGAGAAAAATTAGAGAGTAGTATTGTCGGAGGAATTCAGGTACTTCTTAAACTATTAGGCCAAAAAGCTAACAA TGTCTTAAACGAGGGAGATGATAGTAGCATTGGGGAAGAGCCCACGGACGACGAGCAGCCCCTACAAATTTCAAACGCAACTCTGCCTTATTTGGAGCAACTTCACAAGCTCTTACTAGATCCACCTTAT AAACCTCCGGTCAAAACAACTACTGGTATATTAGAATGTCCATTAGGAAATACACGCATACATGTTGCAAAGTTATTTACAGCATTGATGTCAACAGAGAATGTGAAGATTTTCGAGACCTTAATAGAATTAGGAACATTCCAAACGCTACTG gacttattttttaaatacacatgGAACAACTTCCTACATACTCAAGTACAATCGTGCCTGGCTTTAGCTATTAATTGTGATTTTAAGTATACAAATGACATTATTTATGATAAT ATATTTGTCAAGTGCAGATTAATAAATCGAATTTTAGAAGCGTGGGATAAAAACGATAATAAACA AAATACAGGAAGTGGAGTCAGACAGGGATACATGGGTCATTTGATAAATATCGCGAATAACATTGTGAACCAATGTAAAAAGAGCGGGAATCTAGATAAATTCTTGAAAGACAATTTATCACCCGTGTGTCTCATTAAATGGGAGAAGCTTGTGGATAATGAATTGGCAACGATTAATAAGACTCATCAAATTCTCTTG AGTGGTAAGATCCGGCCAAACATGAACAATACCAGAGAAAGTCCAGATGAGTACAGTAATCCTCAAGAAGAATTCCTTCAAGTTCAACGGGTCGAGCAA TTTTACACCAACTACCTGGGACAGCACATGGCGCCGCAATTGATCGAGACTTTTGGATTTTACGACAATAAGTTCAACAGCGAAGGTGATCTTCA TGAAGAAGATCACGAAGAAAGGGAAGACATGTTCAACAAG ATATGCCAGGAGAAACAAAAGGCTGGCTTGGAAGATTGCAGCGCTGGAGTGGAATGGGGCGACGAGGGTGAACTTACTTTCCAGACCGTCGTGGATAAACAAGACTGGCCCGCAAAACAACCCCATAACGATTCCAATTCGTCCGATGAAGATGACGAAG CTTGGGATACGACCGAACCATTGTCCACCGGTCCCAAACTCCCCGAAGTGAATCCATGGGACAGTGTAACTGTGCCGCCAGTAGTTGAAAATGTTGATTGGGcgaattttgataattttgaaaatacccCCAGCGTGAACAACACATCCCCGACTGTGATAATAGATAACAAGCTACGCGATGAGATGAAAAAAGAGACGCCGGACGCGGCGTCGGATCCGAATAAAACGGAAGCCGCGGCCGGAAGTAAAACAGCTGTGGACGCTATTGGAGCAGGTGATGTGAAAATCGAAGGTCCCGTTGACGGTGCTTCGCGCATAGAAGCTGATATAAATCACAAAAGCACCGACGATTGTCTGTATTCCGCCTGTACCGCTGATAAAAGCGCGAGCCCCAGTTGTCCGAATGAAGTTTTATATACCAG GGAAACAGCTTGCGAAGAGAGCGCGATGAACACGGAAGCTGTCGCTGTTACGGTACAAAACGAGAAATCCCCGAGCGATTACAAGATGTCCTGTAGTTTAGAGAACACGTCATCGGAAGCTGTGTTGCCGCCAACGGATGCCAAATGA
- the LOC143376154 gene encoding NADH dehydrogenase [ubiquinone] 1 beta subcomplex subunit 1: MTVPKPSLKQAYVGFGVIMSISLSIGWYLDRLETSRMTRFRDKSKLYGRELKPGEAPSWS, encoded by the coding sequence ATGACGGTTCCAAAGCCCTCGCTTAAACAAGCATACGTGGGTTTTGGTGTTATCATGTCGATTAGTTTATCGATCGGGTGGTACTTGGATCGCTTAGAAACATCGAGAATGACACGCTTCCGAGACAAATCTAAATTATATGGAAGGGAATTGAAGCCTGGAGAAGCTCCGAGCTGGTCATAA